ACAGCCCGAGCGCGAGCGCCGCGTGCTCGCGATGGTGAAGACGATGGACGACCTCGGCTTCGGCAACTGCACCAACCAATACGAGTGCAGCGCCGTGTGCCCGAAACTCATCTCGCACGATTTCATCGCGCGCCTGAACCGCGAATACGTCCGCGCCCTCGTGAAGACGAAGTTCAGCCCCGTCTCCAACGCGAGCGGCGGCGCGGGCTGAGCGAACATCCAGTTCCCATTCGTCAACGGCGCGGTTCTCCGCGCCGTTTTTTTCCCCCAGCCGTTTATCCCGCCCCTCCGCCGTTCGGCCCGGGGGTGCAACTTTCGCGCGGTTCCCGGGTTTTCATGGCACCAACTCACTGATCCCTATGAAAACCGCTCTGATCTCCTTCCTCGCCGCGACCGCCACCGGTCTCGTTTTCTTTGCGAGCGGTGCCATCGACACCGCCGAATTTTCCGCCCTCTTCTTCGCCGCCGGTCTCGCGGCCTGGACGCTCGAGCAATACAGCCGCGAGTATCGGCCGCTCAACCTTGCCCGGCCCATCCGCCTCCCGGCGCCGCTCGGTGTCCGTCACATTGAGTCGCGAGTCGGCCGGCTCGCCGCCTAAAGGCGAACGGATTTCGGGCAGCGGCGCTGGAGCGATCCGGCGCCGCTTTTTATTTCAACACCACGGTGCCGCTGCCGGAGAGCCTCAGTTTCTCCGTGTTCTCGTCGTAAAGCGTCACGATCACCTGCGTGTCGAGTTGGTAGCGCGCGGTCCCCGATGGGATAACCGCGCCCTTCTCGGCCGTGAAGATGCCGCTCTGCTCCACGGCCACACTGGCCGGGATGCCCATGGCGTGCTTGATCGCGATCGTGCCCACCGGCTTGCCGTCGATCAGCACGCGCGTCGTCGTTTCCTTGAAATTGTAGGCCACGACCCCGCGGTTCAAAAAGCGCAGCGTCGCCTTCCCGTTGCCGTCGGTGCCCCGGTCGAGGGAGACCAACTCGAGATCGACGCTCACGGGGATGTGGCTGCCGCAACCGGTGAACGACACGACCAATGCGAAAGCGGCGCAGAAAACCAACAGGGTGTTTTTCATGGGGAAAGGGCAGTGTGCGGCCCGGCCGGCGCGCGGCAAGGCGTTAGTCCTTCTCGGACTTTTCCTTTTTGTCCTTCTTCTTTTTCGCGCCGGAGCCTCCGCCACCCTTGCCGCCGCCGATTTCGAATTGCGCGATCGCGCCCACCGCTGCGAGCACGAGCACCGATGGGAAAACCCAGGTGTTCGTGTCGATCACGGCCGGGATCTGCTGCGGCTGCCGGATGTAGTAGATCCAATCCAGCTGATTGGTGAAATACATCAGCGCGAGGATCGCGCGGAACGACCCCATCAACGCCGTTGCGAGGATGATCACCACGCGTTGCAGCTTCACCGCGGCGATGCCGCCGATGAGGCCCACGATCACCGCGGCGAGCAGCGCGACCATCCGGTGGAAATGGGAAAGCAGCAGCAGCGCGAGCGTCGCCCCGAAGCCGAAGCCCGCAATGAACACGCCGGCGAGATAGAGCAGGAACGCCAGCCCCGCGCCGAGCAACGCGCCGACGAGCAGCGCCGCGATTTCCGCGCCGCTGCCGAGGCCGGCGGCTTGCGCCGCCATTTGCGCGAGGATGGCACCGGTGACTGCGCCGAGCAGCGTGATGGTCAGCTTGAAAACGCGATACCCGAAGAAACAGTCGAGGAGCCCCCACACGAGGGCGGCGACGGAAAACCACGGATACAGGTCGGCGTCGATATGCACCGGTCGAGGCAAGCGCGACCGCCTGCGCCGCGCAACTTACTTTGCGCCCGCCTCGCTCAGAAAATCGAGACCGCTCGCGCGCTCTCGATCACCACCCACGCTACCGCGAACGCCGCCGCCCACATCAGGGCCGACTTGGCGAAGCGCCGGCGCTGCAGGGAGCGTTCGTAGGTGTCCACCGTGTGCGTGCGATAGCCGCTCGACTCGAGAAAGCTCACGAACTGCGCGCGGCGCGAGCTGGTCGTCCGCAGCCGCTGGTCGAGCCGGCGCGGCGGGCGCGCGGGCACACGTTGCAGCAATTGACGGAGGAACCTGCTCACGTGAAAACTCATTTGGAAATCGCTCTTCCGTTCAAGGGCAATCTAGGTATTCCCCTGCCTTTCATCGCGACTTTACCCGTGCACCACTTCCACTACGTCGGGAATCAACTCCACGCCGAGGGCGTCGATCTCAGCACGGTCGCGGGCCTTCACGGCACGCCGACCTACGTCTACAGCGCGCAAACGATCGCGGACAACTACCGCAGACTCGCCGCCAGCCTCTCGGGCCTCGATCTGAAGATCTGCTACGCGATGAAGGCGAATTCGACGCTCTCCGTCCTGCGCCACTTCGCCAACCTCGGTGCGGCCTTCGACCTCGTCAGCGGCGGCGAACTCCGCCGCGTGGTCGTCGCTGGCGGCTCGCCCGGCGAGAGCGTCTTTGCCGGCGTCGGCAAATCCGAAGCCGAAATCCGCCTCGCGCTCGAGACCGGTGTTTACAGCTTCCACGTCGAGAGCGAGCCCGAGCTCGCCCGCATCGATCGCCTCGCCGGCCAGCTCGGCAAAAAAGCACCGATCGCCATCCGCATCAACCCCGACGTCGACGCCCACACGCACGCCAAGATCACCACCGGCAAGAGCGAGAACAAGTTCGGCATCCCGCTGAAGTTCGCCGCCGCCGCCTACGCCGCCGCCGCGAAATACCCGCACGTCGAGCTCACGGGGGTGCAGATGCACATCGGCTCGCAGCTCACGCAGGTCGGCCCGTTCGTCGAGGCCGCGCAGAAGGTGCTGCCGTTCGTCGAGGAGCTGAAAAAACTCTACGGCATCCGCTACTTCTCCGTCGGCGGTGGCATCGGCGTCGTCTATCAGGATGCCCTCGCCAGCGGCGCCGCCGCGTGGTGGGACGCGAAACCCGAGGGCGAGCGCCCGCTGACGCCCGAGGCCTACGGCGCCGCGCTGAAGCCGCTTCTCGCGCCGCTCGGCCTGAAAATTCTCCTCGAACCCGGCCGCTTCCTCGTCGGCAACGCCGGCGTGCTCGTCTCGCGCGTCGAATACGTGAAGCGCGGCCAGGGCAAATCGTTCGTCATCCTCGACGCGGCGATGAACGACCTCGTCCGCCCCGCGATGTATGAGGCCTACCACGAACTCGTGCCGGTCGTGCGCGACTCCGCGCGCCCCGCGCTGACGGCCGACATCGTCGGACCCGTTTGCGAGAGCGGCGATTGCTTTGCCAAGGATCGCACGCTGCAGGAGGTGCGCGAAGGCGAACTCGTCGCGTTCATGACCGCCGGCGCCTACGGCTACACCATGGCCGGCCGCTACAACACCCGTCCGATGCCCGCCGAGGTGCTCGTCTCCGGCAACCGCTTCGAACTCGTCAACGCCCGCGAAGCCTACGAAAACATGTTCGCCGGGGAGAAGATTCCCGGTTTCCTGAAAAGCTGATTACCCCGCGTGACGGAAGAGCAGTCAGTTCGTTTTGCCATCATCGGCGCCGGCGCCTGGGGCACGGCCGTGGCTGCGCACCTCGCGCGCTGCGGGCAGAATGCCACGCTCATCACCCGCCGCTCCGAGCACGCGCTCGCGATGCAGCTCGCGCGCGAGAACCGCGATTATCTGCCCGGCATCAAGCTCCCGGAAAATCTCACCGTCACCTCCGATTTTCGCGCCGGCCTCATCGGCGCCGATGTCGTGCTCGTCGCCAGCCCCTCGCACGCGCTGCGCGCCTGGTGCGAGCAGATCAAGACCGTGCTCGCTGAGGCCGAGCGCCTCCGGCTCTTCATCAGTCTCGTCAAGGGCCTCGAAATCGGCACGCACCTGCGTCCGAGCGAGGTCATGGCCGAAATCCTCCCCGGCGTGAACGTCGCGACGCTCACCGGCCCGACCAACGCGGCCGAAGTCGCGCGCGGGTTGCCCGCCGCGATGGTGCTCGCCGCCGCGCGCTCCGATGCGTTCGTCGCCCGTGTGCAGGCCGCCATGAGCAGCCCGTCGCTGCGCATCTACACCAGCGACGACCTGCCCGGCGCCGAATACGGCGCGTGCCTGAAAAACATCTACGCGATCGCGTCCGGCTTTTGCGACGGTCTCAAGCTCGGCGACAACGCCAAGGCCGCCCTGCTCACGCGCGCGCTGACCGAGATGGTCCGCGTCGGCGAAGCGCTCGGCGCCAAACGCGAGACCTTCTACGGCCTTTCCGGTTTCGGCGACCTCGTCGCGACCTGCCACGGCGCGTGGAGCCGTAATCGCGAGTTCGGTCAGCGCATCGGCGAGGGCAAAACGGTCGAGGAGTTGATGGCCGGTCGCAAAACTGTCGTCGAAGGCCACCGTTCCACCGACGCGTTTCACGGCCTCTGCGTCGAGCGCGGCATCACGGCGCCGATCATGACCGAGGTGCGATCGATCCTCTACGAAAACAAGAAACCGGCCGACGCGCTCTACGCGCTCATGACGCGCGAGCTGAAGCGCGAGACGCACGCTCCCTTCGCGGTGAAGGCCTGACGCCGCGGCACGCGGAACCGACGGCAGCCGGCCCGGAAAAAATCCCCCTGCCTTCCCCTTGGCCGAAACTCCCATGCGTGCTCTCGTCGCGTTCGACAAATTCAAGGACTCCCTCGACGCAGCCGCGGCGTGTCGCATCGCCGCTGAAGCCCTGCGCAGCGCGCGGCCCGACTGGCAGATCGAACTCTGCCCGCTCGCCGACGGCGGTGATGGCTTCGCGGAAATCCTGACGCGCGCCGCCGGAGGCGAACTGCGCCGCGTGACGGTCACCGGCCCGCTCGGCACGCCGGTCGAGGCGCAGTTCGGCCTCGCTGAAGCGCCCGCCGCGGCGCGGCCGCTGGTGGGCGCCGGAAAAATCGCGCTCATCGAAATGGCGCAGGCGTCCGGTCTCGCCCTCGTTCCGCCGGCGCAACGCAACCCGTGGCGGACGACGACGCGCGGCACCGGCGAACTCATCCTCGCCGCCGCGCGCGAGAACGTTTCCGCCATCGTGCTCGGTGTCGGTGGCAGCGCGACGCACGACGCCGGTCTCGGCGCGCTCGCCGCACTCGGCCTCACGGCGCGCGCGGCGGACGGGGCGGCGATCGAGAATCCGATTCCCGAAACCTGGGCTGCGTTGGCGAAGATCGACGGCCGCATCGCGACGCCATTGCCGCCGCTCTACGTCGCCACGGATGTGACGAACCCGCTCATGGGCACGTTCGGCGCCGCGAGCGTCTACGCCCCGCAGAAGGGATTGCTCGAGGAGGATTTCACGCGGCTCGAATACATGACCGGCCGCGTCGCCGCGATGCTGTGCACACTCGCGGGCAAACATCCGCTGCTCTGCGAGACACCCGGTTGCGGCGCCGCGGGCGGGCTGGCCTTCGGACTGCATTGCGCTGCGGACGCGACGCTGTTGCGCGGTTTCGATCTGGTTTCCGCGTGGCTCGGACTCGACACGCGCCTCGCCACGGCGGACATCGTGATCACAGGCGAGGGGCGTTTCGATGCGAGCTCGCTCGCCGGCAAGGCGGCGGGCGAAATCGCGCGTCGCGCGCTCGCGCTCGGGAAAAGGGTCCACGTCTTCGCCGGCGCTGTTGCGACGCCCCCGGAGGGATTTCTCGCTCATTCGATCACGCCGTCGGGCACCGACCTCGCGACCGCCCTGCGCGGTGCGCCGGAAAATCTCGCCGCCGCCGTGCGCGACGCTTTCACCCGCTTCCCATGAAAACCCGCTGTTCGATCCTTGTTCTCGGCGCCGTGCTGCTCGCGGCCGGTCGTTTGTGCTCCGCGGAGAAGCCCGCCTTTCCCGTGCACGAAATGCCGGGCGGCTCCTTCGTCGTGCATGCGTCCGAGGTGAAGGAACAGGTCAAGCCGACCAGCGCGCGCGCGGACTATTGCGATCAGGCGACGCCGACGCTCACGCGCTTCGAGGTGCATCGCACGACGCTCCAGCCCGGGGCGAAGCCGCACGACGCCCACCGCCACGAGCGCGAGGAGATGATGATCCTCCTCGACGGCGAGCTCGAGGCCTCCATCGAGGGCGTCTACACCCGCATCGGCGCCGGCTCGGTGCTGTTCATGGCGTCGAACGATCTTCACGGGGTGAAGAACGTCGGGGAAAAGCCCGCGACCTACCTCGTGTTGAATTTCTACACCGCCGCCGGCGCAAAAATCCCGCCGGGCAAGAAGCCCGCGATCAGCTCGACGGTTTGGGATTGGGCGAAGATCCCGGTGAAGTCCTCCCCGGCGACCGAGCGGCGCGACTTCGTGAACGCCAGCACGCGCACGCTCCCGAAGTTCGAACTGCATGTCACGACCTTGCATGCCGGCGCTCCGCAGCACGGCGGCAAGCATCCCGACGAACAGTTCTTCGTGATGAAGGAGGGGCAGATGGACGCCGTGGCGGGGGGCCAGACGATCCGCGTCGGCCCGGGCGACCTCTTCTTCGCCGCCTCGGACCAGGAGTTTGGCTGGCATCATGTAGGCGATCAGCCAGCCACTTACTACGTTGTGCGTTTCAGCACGCCGGCGACGCCGAGCGCGCCCGCGGCGCATTAATGGCGTTCCGTTGGGCTTTTGGCCGGCTACTGGGAGAGAGGCCCGGGAATAATTCCCTCAAGCGCCCGGGCGGACGTCCGATGCAACGCATCGGATGATTAGCATCACAGTATCTGAACAGGAGCTGCAGGCGGTAGCCGCGCGGCTCCCGACCGCGCCGCGTCTGCTCGTCGAGCTGGGCCAGCTCATGAACGACCCGGCGGCGGACGCGACGGATGTCGTTGGCCTGTTGAGGCGCGACCCGCCGTTGGTGGCGCAGGTCATCCGCATCTCGAACAGCGCGGCCTATTGCCCGAGCGAGCCGATCGGTTCCCTCGAACGCGCGATCGCTTTCGTCGGCTTCGCCGAAGTCCACCGTCTGGTCGGTGTCGTCGCCAACGCCCAACTCGCCGAGCAACGGCTGCGCCTGTATCCGTTCAACGCGGCGCACCTGCGGCAGAACACGCTGTTCGTCGCCTTGCTGATGGAGGAAATGGCCAAGCCCGCGGGCGAACGCCCCCGCAGCTGCTACACGGTCGGCCTCCTGCGCACGATTGGCATGATGGCGCTCGAACGCCTCACGCACGACGACCGGAATATCCCGCCCTTCCGTGACAGCGGCGAAACTGCGCTCGATGCGTGGGAGCAGAAGCACTGGGGCATCACCAACGTCGAAGCGGCCGAGAAGATTCTCCTGCACTGGCGCCTCCCGCACGAGACGGTGACGGCGATCCGCTATCACTATCAGCCTGCCGGGAAGCACAACCCGATCATTCACCTGTTGAAACTTGCC
This window of the Candidatus Didemnitutus sp. genome carries:
- a CDS encoding HDOD domain-containing protein yields the protein MISITVSEQELQAVAARLPTAPRLLVELGQLMNDPAADATDVVGLLRRDPPLVAQVIRISNSAAYCPSEPIGSLERAIAFVGFAEVHRLVGVVANAQLAEQRLRLYPFNAAHLRQNTLFVALLMEEMAKPAGERPRSCYTVGLLRTIGMMALERLTHDDRNIPPFRDSGETALDAWEQKHWGITNVEAAEKILLHWRLPHETVTAIRYHYQPAGKHNPIIHLLKLAATAASDRFGGLPGEESYWHVTPDNFAKAGITERDFQIACERAQRKFEQLKDAVG
- a CDS encoding glycerate kinase; its protein translation is MRALVAFDKFKDSLDAAAACRIAAEALRSARPDWQIELCPLADGGDGFAEILTRAAGGELRRVTVTGPLGTPVEAQFGLAEAPAAARPLVGAGKIALIEMAQASGLALVPPAQRNPWRTTTRGTGELILAAARENVSAIVLGVGGSATHDAGLGALAALGLTARAADGAAIENPIPETWAALAKIDGRIATPLPPLYVATDVTNPLMGTFGAASVYAPQKGLLEEDFTRLEYMTGRVAAMLCTLAGKHPLLCETPGCGAAGGLAFGLHCAADATLLRGFDLVSAWLGLDTRLATADIVITGEGRFDASSLAGKAAGEIARRALALGKRVHVFAGAVATPPEGFLAHSITPSGTDLATALRGAPENLAAAVRDAFTRFP
- a CDS encoding DUF4203 domain-containing protein → MHIDADLYPWFSVAALVWGLLDCFFGYRVFKLTITLLGAVTGAILAQMAAQAAGLGSGAEIAALLVGALLGAGLAFLLYLAGVFIAGFGFGATLALLLLSHFHRMVALLAAVIVGLIGGIAAVKLQRVVIILATALMGSFRAILALMYFTNQLDWIYYIRQPQQIPAVIDTNTWVFPSVLVLAAVGAIAQFEIGGGKGGGGSGAKKKKDKKEKSEKD
- a CDS encoding cupin domain-containing protein, producing the protein MKTRCSILVLGAVLLAAGRLCSAEKPAFPVHEMPGGSFVVHASEVKEQVKPTSARADYCDQATPTLTRFEVHRTTLQPGAKPHDAHRHEREEMMILLDGELEASIEGVYTRIGAGSVLFMASNDLHGVKNVGEKPATYLVLNFYTAAGAKIPPGKKPAISSTVWDWAKIPVKSSPATERRDFVNASTRTLPKFELHVTTLHAGAPQHGGKHPDEQFFVMKEGQMDAVAGGQTIRVGPGDLFFAASDQEFGWHHVGDQPATYYVVRFSTPATPSAPAAH
- a CDS encoding NAD(P)-dependent glycerol-3-phosphate dehydrogenase, whose protein sequence is MTEEQSVRFAIIGAGAWGTAVAAHLARCGQNATLITRRSEHALAMQLARENRDYLPGIKLPENLTVTSDFRAGLIGADVVLVASPSHALRAWCEQIKTVLAEAERLRLFISLVKGLEIGTHLRPSEVMAEILPGVNVATLTGPTNAAEVARGLPAAMVLAAARSDAFVARVQAAMSSPSLRIYTSDDLPGAEYGACLKNIYAIASGFCDGLKLGDNAKAALLTRALTEMVRVGEALGAKRETFYGLSGFGDLVATCHGAWSRNREFGQRIGEGKTVEELMAGRKTVVEGHRSTDAFHGLCVERGITAPIMTEVRSILYENKKPADALYALMTRELKRETHAPFAVKA
- the lysA gene encoding diaminopimelate decarboxylase; the protein is MHHFHYVGNQLHAEGVDLSTVAGLHGTPTYVYSAQTIADNYRRLAASLSGLDLKICYAMKANSTLSVLRHFANLGAAFDLVSGGELRRVVVAGGSPGESVFAGVGKSEAEIRLALETGVYSFHVESEPELARIDRLAGQLGKKAPIAIRINPDVDAHTHAKITTGKSENKFGIPLKFAAAAYAAAAKYPHVELTGVQMHIGSQLTQVGPFVEAAQKVLPFVEELKKLYGIRYFSVGGGIGVVYQDALASGAAAWWDAKPEGERPLTPEAYGAALKPLLAPLGLKILLEPGRFLVGNAGVLVSRVEYVKRGQGKSFVILDAAMNDLVRPAMYEAYHELVPVVRDSARPALTADIVGPVCESGDCFAKDRTLQEVREGELVAFMTAGAYGYTMAGRYNTRPMPAEVLVSGNRFELVNAREAYENMFAGEKIPGFLKS